In one Paramormyrops kingsleyae isolate MSU_618 chromosome 18, PKINGS_0.4, whole genome shotgun sequence genomic region, the following are encoded:
- the LOC111835508 gene encoding uncharacterized protein isoform X2, with amino-acid sequence MSIEGYPVTKVCLIYKIMVLENVRYRLEEELRIFTKKASEDVQSFLRSAKESSRMDGVKLLNELDVKCTVIERLTGLFRQLIAEPEDRSLIANQPNNHLHGPVLKWGRNVMISSILKFGPMLHNVVLATSITNAVQTLGAALTIQQIQTVFTSLMSQAQVQIPNALQYNQTKDNQPSSDNCQDQSRSRIPVRHHSRGVTLGTPATQSTGKQFEKPLHGVTSCLQNQELGTDVTIQHQKQTSSQLIQFLQTKCRSDLLTCFPGRVEPSVDSATHDDMSPSIIEGTPSEVKGKPVYDNLYQGTNGLLIATSAPVFEVKEDYVDGALRCTYIVSTKYELWDIGDIFIDENLISSRRSQQVDVLGSTSGACTETKEEASSVQRHITSGVGALGPTGQDDNLAISKVGKKVPVFQVRKYEEMAVTVTHVVSPSNFFIQLVGPQLQQLSLAIDLHCSRSFSEMDCIPDIGTYVLGWFPRQKMWCRGQVIKINGMRGGASVNLAKAGGVQNINLEVSPVKGQDWTTEAVCWFKDKVHNRTLFARLFPQEPKVMVELFLEKGKIGGMRRSASLSTRLALCGHANHSIISLNLRKSLNDGRDKNVQSEVA; translated from the exons GCAAGTGAAGATGTACAGAGTTTCTTGAGATCCGCTAAAGAAAGCTCTAGGATGGATGGAGTTAAGCTTCTGAATGAATTGGATGTGAAATGTACCGTCATTGAGAGGCTTACTGGGTTATTTCGTCAACTGATTGCCG AGCCAGAAGATCGTTCACTGATTGCTAATCAGCCGAATAATCATCTGCATGGGCCAGTACTGAAATGGGGCAGAAATGTAATGATTTCCAGCATTTTGAAGTTTGGACCAATGCTCCACAATGTTGTATTGGCCACCTCTATTACTAATGCAGTACAGACTCTTGGAGCTGCTCTCACCATACAGCAAATTCAGACAGTCTTTACCTCTTTAATGTCGCAAGCACAAGTGCAGATACCTAATGCACTTCAGTACAATCAGACAAAGGACAATCAGCCTTCGAGTGATAACTGTCAGGATCAGTCACGTTCAAGAATTCCAGTGAGACATCACAGCCGTGGTGTTACTTTGGGAACTCCAGCAACACAATCAACAGGAAAACAATTTGAAAAGCCCCTTCATGGTGTGACCTCATGTTTACAGAATCAGGAGCTGGGAACTGATGTTACCATACAACATCAGAAGCAGACCTCATCACAGTTGATACAGTTCTTGCAAACCAAATGTAGAAGCGATTTGTTGACCTGTTTTCCCGGAAGGGTTGAGCCGAGTGTTGACAGTGCCACACATGACGACATGTCTCCTTCGATAATAGAAGGGACTCCATCTGAAGTGAAAGGCAAGCCTGTCTATGATAATCTGTACCAAGGAACAAATGGCTTGCTAATTGCTACTTCTGCCCCAGTATTCGAGGTGAAGGAAGACTATGTTGATGGTGCATTGAGGTGCACTTATATTGTTTCCACAAAGTATGAATTGTGGGATATTGGTGATATATTCATAGATGAAAACCTTATTTCGTCAAGGCGTTCTCAGCAAGTAGATGTGTTGGGCTCAACTTCAGGGGCCTGTACAGAAACCAAAGAGGAAGCTTCCAGTGTTCAAAGGCATATCACTAGTGGAGTTGGGGCTTTAGGCCCAACGGGGCAAGATGACAATCTGGCAATATCTAAGGTTGGAAAAAAGGTCCCAGTGTTCCAGGTTCGAAAGTATGAGGAAATGGCGGTTACAGTGACCCATGTTGTTAGCCCTAGTAACTTTTTCATCCAGCTTGTGGGCCCACAACTGCAACAGCTCTCCCTAGCTATTGA TTTGCACTGCAGTCGCTCTTTTTCTGAGATGGATTGTATTCCGGATATTGGAACCTATGTTCTGGGATGGTTTCCAAGGCAGAAGATGTGGTGCCGTGGTCAGGTGATTAAGATAAATGGCATGAGAGGAG GAGCTTCAGTGAATCTGGCGAAGGCAGGTGGTGTGCAAAATATCAACCTTGAG GTTTCTCCAGTTAAGGGTCAAGACTGGACTACAGAGGCAGTGTGCTGGTTTAAAGACAAAGTACATAATAGGACCCTGTTTGCAAGGCTGTTTCCTCAGGAGCCGAAAGTGATGGTGGAGCTCTTCTTGGAGAAGGGAAAGATTGGAGGCATGAG GAGAAGCGCTTCTCTGTCGACAAGATTGGCCCTATGTGGACATGCCAATCATTCAATAATAAGCCTAAACTTGAGGAAAA GCCTCAATGATGGACGAGACAAGAATGTCCAGAGTGAAGTTGCCTAG
- the LOC111835508 gene encoding uncharacterized protein isoform X3, which produces MDGVKLLNELDVKCTVIERLTGLFRQLIAEPEDRSLIANQPNNHLHGPVLKWGRNVMISSILKFGPMLHNVVLATSITNAVQTLGAALTIQQIQTVFTSLMSQAQVQIPNALQYNQTKDNQPSSDNCQDQSRSRIPVRHHSRGVTLGTPATQSTGKQFEKPLHGVTSCLQNQELGTDVTIQHQKQTSSQLIQFLQTKCRSDLLTCFPGRVEPSVDSATHDDMSPSIIEGTPSEVKGKPVYDNLYQGTNGLLIATSAPVFEVKEDYVDGALRCTYIVSTKYELWDIGDIFIDENLISSRRSQQVDVLGSTSGACTETKEEASSVQRHITSGVGALGPTGQDDNLAISKVGKKVPVFQVRKYEEMAVTVTHVVSPSNFFIQLVGPQLQQLSLAIDLHCSRSFSEMDCIPDIGTYVLGWFPRQKMWCRGQVIKINGMRGGASVNLAKAGGVQNINLEVRRIDYGDVACIPLQNIKELDDLAATLPEQALQVALANVSPVKGQDWTTEAVCWFKDKVHNRTLFARLFPQEPKVMVELFLEKGKIGGMRRSASLSTRLALCGHANHSIISLNLRKSLNDGRDKNVQSEVA; this is translated from the exons ATGGATGGAGTTAAGCTTCTGAATGAATTGGATGTGAAATGTACCGTCATTGAGAGGCTTACTGGGTTATTTCGTCAACTGATTGCCG AGCCAGAAGATCGTTCACTGATTGCTAATCAGCCGAATAATCATCTGCATGGGCCAGTACTGAAATGGGGCAGAAATGTAATGATTTCCAGCATTTTGAAGTTTGGACCAATGCTCCACAATGTTGTATTGGCCACCTCTATTACTAATGCAGTACAGACTCTTGGAGCTGCTCTCACCATACAGCAAATTCAGACAGTCTTTACCTCTTTAATGTCGCAAGCACAAGTGCAGATACCTAATGCACTTCAGTACAATCAGACAAAGGACAATCAGCCTTCGAGTGATAACTGTCAGGATCAGTCACGTTCAAGAATTCCAGTGAGACATCACAGCCGTGGTGTTACTTTGGGAACTCCAGCAACACAATCAACAGGAAAACAATTTGAAAAGCCCCTTCATGGTGTGACCTCATGTTTACAGAATCAGGAGCTGGGAACTGATGTTACCATACAACATCAGAAGCAGACCTCATCACAGTTGATACAGTTCTTGCAAACCAAATGTAGAAGCGATTTGTTGACCTGTTTTCCCGGAAGGGTTGAGCCGAGTGTTGACAGTGCCACACATGACGACATGTCTCCTTCGATAATAGAAGGGACTCCATCTGAAGTGAAAGGCAAGCCTGTCTATGATAATCTGTACCAAGGAACAAATGGCTTGCTAATTGCTACTTCTGCCCCAGTATTCGAGGTGAAGGAAGACTATGTTGATGGTGCATTGAGGTGCACTTATATTGTTTCCACAAAGTATGAATTGTGGGATATTGGTGATATATTCATAGATGAAAACCTTATTTCGTCAAGGCGTTCTCAGCAAGTAGATGTGTTGGGCTCAACTTCAGGGGCCTGTACAGAAACCAAAGAGGAAGCTTCCAGTGTTCAAAGGCATATCACTAGTGGAGTTGGGGCTTTAGGCCCAACGGGGCAAGATGACAATCTGGCAATATCTAAGGTTGGAAAAAAGGTCCCAGTGTTCCAGGTTCGAAAGTATGAGGAAATGGCGGTTACAGTGACCCATGTTGTTAGCCCTAGTAACTTTTTCATCCAGCTTGTGGGCCCACAACTGCAACAGCTCTCCCTAGCTATTGA TTTGCACTGCAGTCGCTCTTTTTCTGAGATGGATTGTATTCCGGATATTGGAACCTATGTTCTGGGATGGTTTCCAAGGCAGAAGATGTGGTGCCGTGGTCAGGTGATTAAGATAAATGGCATGAGAGGAG GAGCTTCAGTGAATCTGGCGAAGGCAGGTGGTGTGCAAAATATCAACCTTGAGGTCAGAAGGATTGACTATGGCGACGTAGCTTGTATCCCTTTGCAGAATATAAAAGAACTTGATGATTTGGCAGCTACTTTACCTGAACAAGCCCTGCAGGTTGCTTTGGCAAAT GTTTCTCCAGTTAAGGGTCAAGACTGGACTACAGAGGCAGTGTGCTGGTTTAAAGACAAAGTACATAATAGGACCCTGTTTGCAAGGCTGTTTCCTCAGGAGCCGAAAGTGATGGTGGAGCTCTTCTTGGAGAAGGGAAAGATTGGAGGCATGAG GAGAAGCGCTTCTCTGTCGACAAGATTGGCCCTATGTGGACATGCCAATCATTCAATAATAAGCCTAAACTTGAGGAAAA GCCTCAATGATGGACGAGACAAGAATGTCCAGAGTGAAGTTGCCTAG
- the LOC111835508 gene encoding uncharacterized protein isoform X1 — MSIEGYPVTKVCLIYKIMVLENVRYRLEEELRIFTKKASEDVQSFLRSAKESSRMDGVKLLNELDVKCTVIERLTGLFRQLIAEPEDRSLIANQPNNHLHGPVLKWGRNVMISSILKFGPMLHNVVLATSITNAVQTLGAALTIQQIQTVFTSLMSQAQVQIPNALQYNQTKDNQPSSDNCQDQSRSRIPVRHHSRGVTLGTPATQSTGKQFEKPLHGVTSCLQNQELGTDVTIQHQKQTSSQLIQFLQTKCRSDLLTCFPGRVEPSVDSATHDDMSPSIIEGTPSEVKGKPVYDNLYQGTNGLLIATSAPVFEVKEDYVDGALRCTYIVSTKYELWDIGDIFIDENLISSRRSQQVDVLGSTSGACTETKEEASSVQRHITSGVGALGPTGQDDNLAISKVGKKVPVFQVRKYEEMAVTVTHVVSPSNFFIQLVGPQLQQLSLAIDLHCSRSFSEMDCIPDIGTYVLGWFPRQKMWCRGQVIKINGMRGGASVNLAKAGGVQNINLEVRRIDYGDVACIPLQNIKELDDLAATLPEQALQVALANVSPVKGQDWTTEAVCWFKDKVHNRTLFARLFPQEPKVMVELFLEKGKIGGMRRSASLSTRLALCGHANHSIISLNLRKSLNDGRDKNVQSEVA, encoded by the exons GCAAGTGAAGATGTACAGAGTTTCTTGAGATCCGCTAAAGAAAGCTCTAGGATGGATGGAGTTAAGCTTCTGAATGAATTGGATGTGAAATGTACCGTCATTGAGAGGCTTACTGGGTTATTTCGTCAACTGATTGCCG AGCCAGAAGATCGTTCACTGATTGCTAATCAGCCGAATAATCATCTGCATGGGCCAGTACTGAAATGGGGCAGAAATGTAATGATTTCCAGCATTTTGAAGTTTGGACCAATGCTCCACAATGTTGTATTGGCCACCTCTATTACTAATGCAGTACAGACTCTTGGAGCTGCTCTCACCATACAGCAAATTCAGACAGTCTTTACCTCTTTAATGTCGCAAGCACAAGTGCAGATACCTAATGCACTTCAGTACAATCAGACAAAGGACAATCAGCCTTCGAGTGATAACTGTCAGGATCAGTCACGTTCAAGAATTCCAGTGAGACATCACAGCCGTGGTGTTACTTTGGGAACTCCAGCAACACAATCAACAGGAAAACAATTTGAAAAGCCCCTTCATGGTGTGACCTCATGTTTACAGAATCAGGAGCTGGGAACTGATGTTACCATACAACATCAGAAGCAGACCTCATCACAGTTGATACAGTTCTTGCAAACCAAATGTAGAAGCGATTTGTTGACCTGTTTTCCCGGAAGGGTTGAGCCGAGTGTTGACAGTGCCACACATGACGACATGTCTCCTTCGATAATAGAAGGGACTCCATCTGAAGTGAAAGGCAAGCCTGTCTATGATAATCTGTACCAAGGAACAAATGGCTTGCTAATTGCTACTTCTGCCCCAGTATTCGAGGTGAAGGAAGACTATGTTGATGGTGCATTGAGGTGCACTTATATTGTTTCCACAAAGTATGAATTGTGGGATATTGGTGATATATTCATAGATGAAAACCTTATTTCGTCAAGGCGTTCTCAGCAAGTAGATGTGTTGGGCTCAACTTCAGGGGCCTGTACAGAAACCAAAGAGGAAGCTTCCAGTGTTCAAAGGCATATCACTAGTGGAGTTGGGGCTTTAGGCCCAACGGGGCAAGATGACAATCTGGCAATATCTAAGGTTGGAAAAAAGGTCCCAGTGTTCCAGGTTCGAAAGTATGAGGAAATGGCGGTTACAGTGACCCATGTTGTTAGCCCTAGTAACTTTTTCATCCAGCTTGTGGGCCCACAACTGCAACAGCTCTCCCTAGCTATTGA TTTGCACTGCAGTCGCTCTTTTTCTGAGATGGATTGTATTCCGGATATTGGAACCTATGTTCTGGGATGGTTTCCAAGGCAGAAGATGTGGTGCCGTGGTCAGGTGATTAAGATAAATGGCATGAGAGGAG GAGCTTCAGTGAATCTGGCGAAGGCAGGTGGTGTGCAAAATATCAACCTTGAGGTCAGAAGGATTGACTATGGCGACGTAGCTTGTATCCCTTTGCAGAATATAAAAGAACTTGATGATTTGGCAGCTACTTTACCTGAACAAGCCCTGCAGGTTGCTTTGGCAAAT GTTTCTCCAGTTAAGGGTCAAGACTGGACTACAGAGGCAGTGTGCTGGTTTAAAGACAAAGTACATAATAGGACCCTGTTTGCAAGGCTGTTTCCTCAGGAGCCGAAAGTGATGGTGGAGCTCTTCTTGGAGAAGGGAAAGATTGGAGGCATGAG GAGAAGCGCTTCTCTGTCGACAAGATTGGCCCTATGTGGACATGCCAATCATTCAATAATAAGCCTAAACTTGAGGAAAA GCCTCAATGATGGACGAGACAAGAATGTCCAGAGTGAAGTTGCCTAG
- the LOC111835508 gene encoding uncharacterized protein isoform X6 — MISSILKFGPMLHNVVLATSITNAVQTLGAALTIQQIQTVFTSLMSQAQVQIPNALQYNQTKDNQPSSDNCQDQSRSRIPVRHHSRGVTLGTPATQSTGKQFEKPLHGVTSCLQNQELGTDVTIQHQKQTSSQLIQFLQTKCRSDLLTCFPGRVEPSVDSATHDDMSPSIIEGTPSEVKGKPVYDNLYQGTNGLLIATSAPVFEVKEDYVDGALRCTYIVSTKYELWDIGDIFIDENLISSRRSQQVDVLGSTSGACTETKEEASSVQRHITSGVGALGPTGQDDNLAISKVGKKVPVFQVRKYEEMAVTVTHVVSPSNFFIQLVGPQLQQLSLAIDLHCSRSFSEMDCIPDIGTYVLGWFPRQKMWCRGQVIKINGMRGGASVNLAKAGGVQNINLEVRRIDYGDVACIPLQNIKELDDLAATLPEQALQVALANVSPVKGQDWTTEAVCWFKDKVHNRTLFARLFPQEPKVMVELFLEKGKIGGMRRSASLSTRLALCGHANHSIISLNLRKSLNDGRDKNVQSEVA; from the exons ATGATTTCCAGCATTTTGAAGTTTGGACCAATGCTCCACAATGTTGTATTGGCCACCTCTATTACTAATGCAGTACAGACTCTTGGAGCTGCTCTCACCATACAGCAAATTCAGACAGTCTTTACCTCTTTAATGTCGCAAGCACAAGTGCAGATACCTAATGCACTTCAGTACAATCAGACAAAGGACAATCAGCCTTCGAGTGATAACTGTCAGGATCAGTCACGTTCAAGAATTCCAGTGAGACATCACAGCCGTGGTGTTACTTTGGGAACTCCAGCAACACAATCAACAGGAAAACAATTTGAAAAGCCCCTTCATGGTGTGACCTCATGTTTACAGAATCAGGAGCTGGGAACTGATGTTACCATACAACATCAGAAGCAGACCTCATCACAGTTGATACAGTTCTTGCAAACCAAATGTAGAAGCGATTTGTTGACCTGTTTTCCCGGAAGGGTTGAGCCGAGTGTTGACAGTGCCACACATGACGACATGTCTCCTTCGATAATAGAAGGGACTCCATCTGAAGTGAAAGGCAAGCCTGTCTATGATAATCTGTACCAAGGAACAAATGGCTTGCTAATTGCTACTTCTGCCCCAGTATTCGAGGTGAAGGAAGACTATGTTGATGGTGCATTGAGGTGCACTTATATTGTTTCCACAAAGTATGAATTGTGGGATATTGGTGATATATTCATAGATGAAAACCTTATTTCGTCAAGGCGTTCTCAGCAAGTAGATGTGTTGGGCTCAACTTCAGGGGCCTGTACAGAAACCAAAGAGGAAGCTTCCAGTGTTCAAAGGCATATCACTAGTGGAGTTGGGGCTTTAGGCCCAACGGGGCAAGATGACAATCTGGCAATATCTAAGGTTGGAAAAAAGGTCCCAGTGTTCCAGGTTCGAAAGTATGAGGAAATGGCGGTTACAGTGACCCATGTTGTTAGCCCTAGTAACTTTTTCATCCAGCTTGTGGGCCCACAACTGCAACAGCTCTCCCTAGCTATTGA TTTGCACTGCAGTCGCTCTTTTTCTGAGATGGATTGTATTCCGGATATTGGAACCTATGTTCTGGGATGGTTTCCAAGGCAGAAGATGTGGTGCCGTGGTCAGGTGATTAAGATAAATGGCATGAGAGGAG GAGCTTCAGTGAATCTGGCGAAGGCAGGTGGTGTGCAAAATATCAACCTTGAGGTCAGAAGGATTGACTATGGCGACGTAGCTTGTATCCCTTTGCAGAATATAAAAGAACTTGATGATTTGGCAGCTACTTTACCTGAACAAGCCCTGCAGGTTGCTTTGGCAAAT GTTTCTCCAGTTAAGGGTCAAGACTGGACTACAGAGGCAGTGTGCTGGTTTAAAGACAAAGTACATAATAGGACCCTGTTTGCAAGGCTGTTTCCTCAGGAGCCGAAAGTGATGGTGGAGCTCTTCTTGGAGAAGGGAAAGATTGGAGGCATGAG GAGAAGCGCTTCTCTGTCGACAAGATTGGCCCTATGTGGACATGCCAATCATTCAATAATAAGCCTAAACTTGAGGAAAA GCCTCAATGATGGACGAGACAAGAATGTCCAGAGTGAAGTTGCCTAG
- the LOC111835508 gene encoding uncharacterized protein isoform X4: MSIEGYPVTKVCLIYKIMVLENVRYRLEEELRIFTKKASEDVQSFLRSAKESSRMDGVKLLNELDVKCTVIERLTGLFRQLIAEPEDRSLIANQPNNHLHGPVLKWGRNVMISSILKFGPMLHNVVLATSITNAVQTLGAALTIQQIQTVFTSLMSQAQVQIPNALQYNQTKDNQPSSDNCQDQSRSRIPVRHHSRGVTLGTPATQSTGKQFEKPLHGVTSCLQNQELGTDVTIQHQKQTSSQLIQFLQTKCRSDLLTCFPGRVEPSVDSATHDDMSPSIIEGTPSEVKGKPVYDNLYQGTNGLLIATSAPVFEVKEDYVDGALRCTYIVSTKYELWDIGDIFIDENLISSRRSQQVDVLGSTSGACTETKEEASSVQRHITSGVGALGPTGQDDNLAISKVGKKVPVFQVRKYEEMAVTVTHVVSPSNFFIQLVGPQLQQLSLAIDLHCSRSFSEMDCIPDIGTYVLGWFPRQKMWCRGQVIKINGMRGGASVNLAKAGGVQNINLEVRRIDYGDVACIPLQNIKELDDLAATLPEQALQVALANLRVKTGLQRQCAGLKTKYIIGPCLQGCFLRSRK, translated from the exons GCAAGTGAAGATGTACAGAGTTTCTTGAGATCCGCTAAAGAAAGCTCTAGGATGGATGGAGTTAAGCTTCTGAATGAATTGGATGTGAAATGTACCGTCATTGAGAGGCTTACTGGGTTATTTCGTCAACTGATTGCCG AGCCAGAAGATCGTTCACTGATTGCTAATCAGCCGAATAATCATCTGCATGGGCCAGTACTGAAATGGGGCAGAAATGTAATGATTTCCAGCATTTTGAAGTTTGGACCAATGCTCCACAATGTTGTATTGGCCACCTCTATTACTAATGCAGTACAGACTCTTGGAGCTGCTCTCACCATACAGCAAATTCAGACAGTCTTTACCTCTTTAATGTCGCAAGCACAAGTGCAGATACCTAATGCACTTCAGTACAATCAGACAAAGGACAATCAGCCTTCGAGTGATAACTGTCAGGATCAGTCACGTTCAAGAATTCCAGTGAGACATCACAGCCGTGGTGTTACTTTGGGAACTCCAGCAACACAATCAACAGGAAAACAATTTGAAAAGCCCCTTCATGGTGTGACCTCATGTTTACAGAATCAGGAGCTGGGAACTGATGTTACCATACAACATCAGAAGCAGACCTCATCACAGTTGATACAGTTCTTGCAAACCAAATGTAGAAGCGATTTGTTGACCTGTTTTCCCGGAAGGGTTGAGCCGAGTGTTGACAGTGCCACACATGACGACATGTCTCCTTCGATAATAGAAGGGACTCCATCTGAAGTGAAAGGCAAGCCTGTCTATGATAATCTGTACCAAGGAACAAATGGCTTGCTAATTGCTACTTCTGCCCCAGTATTCGAGGTGAAGGAAGACTATGTTGATGGTGCATTGAGGTGCACTTATATTGTTTCCACAAAGTATGAATTGTGGGATATTGGTGATATATTCATAGATGAAAACCTTATTTCGTCAAGGCGTTCTCAGCAAGTAGATGTGTTGGGCTCAACTTCAGGGGCCTGTACAGAAACCAAAGAGGAAGCTTCCAGTGTTCAAAGGCATATCACTAGTGGAGTTGGGGCTTTAGGCCCAACGGGGCAAGATGACAATCTGGCAATATCTAAGGTTGGAAAAAAGGTCCCAGTGTTCCAGGTTCGAAAGTATGAGGAAATGGCGGTTACAGTGACCCATGTTGTTAGCCCTAGTAACTTTTTCATCCAGCTTGTGGGCCCACAACTGCAACAGCTCTCCCTAGCTATTGA TTTGCACTGCAGTCGCTCTTTTTCTGAGATGGATTGTATTCCGGATATTGGAACCTATGTTCTGGGATGGTTTCCAAGGCAGAAGATGTGGTGCCGTGGTCAGGTGATTAAGATAAATGGCATGAGAGGAG GAGCTTCAGTGAATCTGGCGAAGGCAGGTGGTGTGCAAAATATCAACCTTGAGGTCAGAAGGATTGACTATGGCGACGTAGCTTGTATCCCTTTGCAGAATATAAAAGAACTTGATGATTTGGCAGCTACTTTACCTGAACAAGCCCTGCAGGTTGCTTTGGCAAAT TTAAGGGTCAAGACTGGACTACAGAGGCAGTGTGCTGGTTTAAAGACAAAGTACATAATAGGACCCTGTTTGCAAGGCTGTTTCCTCAGGAGCCGAAAGTGA
- the LOC111835508 gene encoding uncharacterized protein isoform X5, with translation MSIEGYPVTKVCLIYKIMVLENVRYRLEEELRIFTKKASEDVQSFLRSAKESSRMDGVKLLNELDVKCTVIERLTGLFRQLIAEPEDRSLIANQPNNHLHGPVLKWGRNVMISSILKFGPMLHNVVLATSITNAVQTLGAALTIQQIQTVFTSLMSQAQVQIPNALQYNQTKDNQPSSDNCQDQSRSRIPVRHHSRGVTLGTPATQSTGKQFEKPLHGVTSCLQNQELGTDVTIQHQKQTSSQLIQFLQTKCRSDLLTCFPGRVEPSVDSATHDDMSPSIIEGTPSEVKGKPVYDNLYQGTNGLLIATSAPVFEVKEDYVDGALRCTYIVSTKYELWDIGDIFIDENLISSRRSQQVDVLGSTSGACTETKEEASSVQRHITSGVGALGPTGQDDNLAISKVGKKVPVFQVRKYEEMAVTVTHVVSPSNFFIQLVGPQLQQLSLAIDLHCSRSFSEMDCIPDIGTYVLGWFPRQKMWCRGQVIKINGMRGGASVNLAKAGGVQNINLEVRRIDYGDVACIPLQNIKELDDLAATLPEQALQVALANVLIMNTGFSS, from the exons GCAAGTGAAGATGTACAGAGTTTCTTGAGATCCGCTAAAGAAAGCTCTAGGATGGATGGAGTTAAGCTTCTGAATGAATTGGATGTGAAATGTACCGTCATTGAGAGGCTTACTGGGTTATTTCGTCAACTGATTGCCG AGCCAGAAGATCGTTCACTGATTGCTAATCAGCCGAATAATCATCTGCATGGGCCAGTACTGAAATGGGGCAGAAATGTAATGATTTCCAGCATTTTGAAGTTTGGACCAATGCTCCACAATGTTGTATTGGCCACCTCTATTACTAATGCAGTACAGACTCTTGGAGCTGCTCTCACCATACAGCAAATTCAGACAGTCTTTACCTCTTTAATGTCGCAAGCACAAGTGCAGATACCTAATGCACTTCAGTACAATCAGACAAAGGACAATCAGCCTTCGAGTGATAACTGTCAGGATCAGTCACGTTCAAGAATTCCAGTGAGACATCACAGCCGTGGTGTTACTTTGGGAACTCCAGCAACACAATCAACAGGAAAACAATTTGAAAAGCCCCTTCATGGTGTGACCTCATGTTTACAGAATCAGGAGCTGGGAACTGATGTTACCATACAACATCAGAAGCAGACCTCATCACAGTTGATACAGTTCTTGCAAACCAAATGTAGAAGCGATTTGTTGACCTGTTTTCCCGGAAGGGTTGAGCCGAGTGTTGACAGTGCCACACATGACGACATGTCTCCTTCGATAATAGAAGGGACTCCATCTGAAGTGAAAGGCAAGCCTGTCTATGATAATCTGTACCAAGGAACAAATGGCTTGCTAATTGCTACTTCTGCCCCAGTATTCGAGGTGAAGGAAGACTATGTTGATGGTGCATTGAGGTGCACTTATATTGTTTCCACAAAGTATGAATTGTGGGATATTGGTGATATATTCATAGATGAAAACCTTATTTCGTCAAGGCGTTCTCAGCAAGTAGATGTGTTGGGCTCAACTTCAGGGGCCTGTACAGAAACCAAAGAGGAAGCTTCCAGTGTTCAAAGGCATATCACTAGTGGAGTTGGGGCTTTAGGCCCAACGGGGCAAGATGACAATCTGGCAATATCTAAGGTTGGAAAAAAGGTCCCAGTGTTCCAGGTTCGAAAGTATGAGGAAATGGCGGTTACAGTGACCCATGTTGTTAGCCCTAGTAACTTTTTCATCCAGCTTGTGGGCCCACAACTGCAACAGCTCTCCCTAGCTATTGA TTTGCACTGCAGTCGCTCTTTTTCTGAGATGGATTGTATTCCGGATATTGGAACCTATGTTCTGGGATGGTTTCCAAGGCAGAAGATGTGGTGCCGTGGTCAGGTGATTAAGATAAATGGCATGAGAGGAG GAGCTTCAGTGAATCTGGCGAAGGCAGGTGGTGTGCAAAATATCAACCTTGAGGTCAGAAGGATTGACTATGGCGACGTAGCTTGTATCCCTTTGCAGAATATAAAAGAACTTGATGATTTGGCAGCTACTTTACCTGAACAAGCCCTGCAGGTTGCTTTGGCAAAT GTTCTGATTATGAATACAGGTTTCTCCAGTTAA